In Maridesulfovibrio sp., a single genomic region encodes these proteins:
- the htpG gene encoding molecular chaperone HtpG — MTAQTEKFEFKAEVNQLLDILVHSLYTNREIFLRELVSNASDALDKMRFAINSDPDLNDDVDPEITISYNEDNKSVIVSDTGIGMTKEEVMANIGTIAHSGSAEFVKRAADSKENLDTLIGRFGVGFYSIFMVSDKVVVRTKSYKQDEPGVQWVSDGKSAYELTTLDEEMGHGTTVEIFLNEENKDRFGSEDTLKGIVKRHSNFVSFPIMIGGERVNTVPALWREPKFQIKPEQYEEFYKFLTYDSQPPIDTLHFSVDAPVQFNSLLFIPENDLDIFGMDRDNWGLDLYVRRVLIEKQNKNLLPEYLSFIKGVVDTEDLPLNISRETLQDNLLIGKISATLTKQVLGQLEKLAADDPEKYAKFWKAHSKIFKAGHMDFINREKYSKLLRFDSSNADGETLVSFDDYIERAKEEQKEIYYAFVASREAANLNPHLEIFRRKNLEVLYLYEPIDEFVMEGMREYNDFTLVAAEYADLEKLDKFESSKKEDEPAPLSEDQEKDMQALADRMKEILGDQVAEVKISERLSDSPCRLVNPDGHMTSSMEKLMKAMNKDSSIPAKTMEINADHPLLRSMLAIFKTNADDEFIALSARQLLESALLLEGYLSDPHALVGRIQNLLTKAGGWYAELEKKD, encoded by the coding sequence ATGACAGCACAGACCGAAAAATTCGAATTCAAGGCAGAAGTAAACCAGCTTCTGGACATCCTGGTCCACTCCCTCTACACCAACCGCGAAATCTTCCTGCGCGAACTGGTTTCCAACGCATCCGACGCTCTTGATAAAATGCGTTTCGCCATCAACAGCGACCCGGACCTGAACGACGACGTCGACCCGGAAATCACCATTTCCTACAACGAAGACAACAAATCCGTGATCGTATCCGATACCGGTATCGGCATGACCAAAGAAGAAGTGATGGCCAACATAGGTACCATCGCCCATTCCGGTTCGGCCGAATTCGTGAAAAGGGCTGCGGATTCCAAGGAAAATCTGGACACGCTCATCGGCCGTTTCGGCGTGGGTTTCTATTCCATATTCATGGTTTCGGACAAGGTCGTGGTCCGCACCAAGTCATACAAGCAGGACGAACCCGGTGTTCAGTGGGTCTCCGACGGCAAAAGCGCCTACGAACTGACCACTCTCGACGAAGAAATGGGTCATGGAACGACCGTTGAAATATTCCTCAACGAAGAAAACAAAGACCGTTTCGGCTCCGAGGACACCCTCAAGGGCATTGTAAAAAGACATTCCAACTTCGTTTCCTTCCCGATCATGATCGGCGGAGAAAGAGTGAATACTGTCCCCGCCCTGTGGCGTGAACCGAAATTTCAGATCAAACCCGAGCAGTACGAAGAATTCTACAAATTCCTTACCTATGACTCGCAGCCGCCCATCGACACTCTGCACTTTTCCGTTGATGCGCCGGTACAGTTCAACTCCCTGCTCTTCATTCCGGAAAACGATCTCGACATATTCGGAATGGACCGCGACAACTGGGGCCTCGACCTCTATGTTCGCCGCGTGCTCATCGAAAAGCAGAACAAGAACCTGCTTCCCGAATACTTAAGCTTCATCAAGGGAGTCGTGGATACCGAAGACCTTCCGCTCAACATCTCCCGTGAAACCCTGCAGGACAACCTGCTCATAGGCAAAATCAGCGCCACCCTGACCAAGCAGGTCCTCGGACAGCTGGAAAAACTGGCTGCGGACGATCCGGAAAAATACGCAAAATTCTGGAAAGCCCATTCCAAGATATTCAAAGCCGGACATATGGACTTCATCAACAGGGAAAAATATTCGAAACTTCTGCGCTTCGACTCATCCAATGCAGACGGAGAAACCCTCGTTTCCTTTGACGACTACATCGAACGCGCCAAGGAAGAGCAGAAAGAAATCTACTACGCTTTCGTAGCCAGCCGCGAAGCCGCGAACCTCAACCCGCACCTTGAGATCTTCCGCCGCAAGAACCTTGAAGTTCTCTATCTGTATGAACCCATTGACGAGTTCGTAATGGAAGGGATGCGCGAGTACAACGACTTCACCCTTGTCGCAGCCGAATACGCGGACCTTGAAAAACTGGACAAATTCGAATCTTCCAAAAAAGAGGACGAACCGGCCCCGCTTTCCGAGGATCAGGAAAAGGACATGCAGGCTCTGGCAGACAGGATGAAGGAAATTCTCGGAGACCAGGTTGCCGAAGTCAAGATTTCGGAACGCCTTTCCGATTCCCCCTGCCGTCTGGTAAACCCCGATGGACACATGACCTCTTCCATGGAAAAGCTCATGAAAGCCATGAACAAGGACAGCTCCATCCCGGCCAAGACCATGGAAATAAACGCAGACCACCCGCTTTTGCGCTCCATGCTGGCTATTTTCAAGACAAATGCCGATGACGAATTCATCGCTCT
- a CDS encoding MerR family transcriptional regulator: MPDKKLLSIAEISRLLEVPESTLHYWKNRFAQYLPSSGHNRQKRFRPEALEAFRLISAMLKQGHTAEDVMAELSRRYPVNVSVDQGGTPPELPGPTSGQPTMEAAVQMAAAMGSEIAKSINDGLKGLMACIPAQTMLPDELQDSMDQTARNISEQGEALKSLKSENTELREKLAVMEAELIRLRKDRREMEKYLLDKLKGVTN; encoded by the coding sequence GTGCCGGATAAAAAACTTCTGTCCATAGCAGAAATTTCCCGTCTCCTGGAAGTTCCCGAATCAACTCTGCACTACTGGAAAAACCGCTTTGCCCAGTACCTGCCGAGTTCCGGGCACAACCGGCAGAAACGCTTCCGGCCCGAAGCCCTGGAAGCATTCAGACTCATATCCGCAATGCTGAAGCAGGGACATACCGCAGAAGATGTAATGGCCGAACTTTCACGCAGGTATCCGGTAAATGTGAGCGTTGATCAAGGCGGGACACCGCCGGAACTTCCCGGGCCGACTTCCGGACAGCCTACTATGGAAGCTGCCGTACAGATGGCCGCAGCCATGGGTTCTGAAATAGCAAAATCCATCAATGACGGCCTCAAAGGCCTTATGGCCTGCATTCCCGCCCAGACCATGCTCCCGGATGAGCTGCAGGACAGCATGGATCAGACTGCCAGAAACATTAGTGAGCAGGGAGAAGCCTTGAAAAGTCTGAAGTCCGAAAACACGGAACTCAGAGAAAAGCTCGCCGTAATGGAAGCGGAACTCATCAGGCTGCGCAAAGACCGCCGTGAAATGGAAAAGTATCTCCTTGACAAGCTCAAAGGCGTAACTAATTAA
- a CDS encoding type III pantothenate kinase, which translates to MSSETILLFDVGNTNTKIGFSGRDDIGPSFVLPTDPGGTADSWGLKLLEICRVAGYSHADIAGGAVSSVVPPMNPILKSAVERFFPCELRFAPESIPLELNNRYERPWEVGADRLVTAFAARRISRSEKLIVVDFGTATTFDCVVGDDYLGGLICPGVLSSTKALASGTAKLPHISLEIESPVIRPGRSTADSLNQGLIFGFAAMVEGLRDRLAETLGGEVELIATGGFATIIADVCRAIDRVEPTLLLDGLRMGWFDMRKKF; encoded by the coding sequence TTGAGTTCTGAAACCATCCTTCTTTTTGATGTAGGCAATACCAATACCAAGATCGGATTTTCCGGTCGGGACGACATCGGCCCCTCATTCGTACTGCCTACAGACCCGGGCGGAACTGCCGATTCCTGGGGGCTCAAGCTGCTGGAAATATGCCGGGTGGCCGGATATTCCCACGCGGATATCGCCGGTGGGGCGGTCTCCTCGGTTGTGCCGCCCATGAATCCGATTCTGAAGAGCGCTGTGGAGCGCTTTTTTCCCTGTGAACTGCGTTTTGCGCCCGAATCCATTCCGCTTGAGCTCAACAACAGGTATGAAAGGCCCTGGGAGGTCGGGGCGGACCGTCTGGTTACCGCCTTTGCCGCACGCAGGATCAGCCGCAGCGAAAAGCTGATCGTGGTCGATTTCGGTACGGCCACCACTTTCGACTGTGTCGTCGGGGATGACTACCTCGGCGGGCTTATCTGTCCCGGAGTGCTGTCCTCCACAAAGGCTTTGGCCTCCGGAACCGCGAAGCTGCCGCATATTTCCCTGGAGATCGAGTCCCCGGTAATAAGACCGGGCAGAAGTACCGCGGACAGCCTGAATCAGGGACTTATTTTCGGATTCGCCGCCATGGTCGAAGGGCTGCGTGATCGTCTGGCCGAAACCCTCGGCGGTGAGGTGGAACTTATTGCCACCGGAGGCTTCGCAACAATTATTGCCGATGTATGCCGGGCCATTGACCGTGTTGAACCGACCCTGCTGCTGGACGGTTTGCGCATGGGCTGGTTCGACATGAGAAAAAAGTTTTAG
- the eno gene encoding phosphopyruvate hydratase, with protein sequence MSTIVAVWAREILDSRGNPTVEVEVVLESGATGRAAVPSGASTGTREALELRDGDKDRYNGKGVQVAVANVREEIAEALVGQDALRQVSIDNLLIELDGTENKDRLGANAMLGVSMAVARAAANLLGIPLYQYLGGVNGKLLPVPLMNIINGGEHAPNNLDIQEFMIMPIGAETFAEALRMGAETFHALKGILAADGHNTAVGDEGGFAPNLESHAQAFEYIIKAIEKAGYRPGEDIAMAIDAAASEFYKDGKYVLAGEGKEFTAEEMIDFYSDFVERFPLISIEDGLAEGDWDGWKKMTDILGEKIQLVGDDLFVTNPEILAEGIERGACNSILIKLNQIGTVTETLDTMELAKTAGYTNVVSHRSGETSDDFIADLAVGLNAGQIKTGSLCRSDRLAKYNQLLRIEEDLEDDGIYYGPALKEAFFGEE encoded by the coding sequence ATGAGCACTATCGTAGCTGTTTGGGCCAGAGAGATTCTTGATTCCAGAGGCAATCCCACCGTTGAAGTTGAAGTAGTTCTCGAGTCCGGAGCAACCGGGCGTGCCGCAGTGCCCTCCGGCGCATCCACCGGTACCCGTGAAGCCCTTGAACTGCGTGACGGCGACAAGGACCGTTACAACGGAAAAGGCGTGCAGGTGGCAGTTGCCAACGTTCGCGAAGAAATCGCCGAAGCCCTTGTAGGCCAGGACGCCCTGCGGCAGGTTTCCATCGACAACCTGCTCATCGAGCTTGACGGAACCGAAAACAAGGACAGACTCGGCGCAAACGCAATGCTCGGCGTTTCCATGGCAGTTGCCAGAGCCGCAGCAAACCTGCTCGGTATTCCCCTTTACCAGTACCTCGGCGGTGTTAACGGCAAACTTCTGCCCGTTCCCCTGATGAACATCATCAACGGTGGCGAACATGCCCCCAACAACCTCGATATTCAGGAATTCATGATCATGCCTATCGGCGCGGAAACTTTTGCGGAAGCCCTGCGCATGGGTGCAGAAACCTTCCATGCCCTCAAAGGCATCCTTGCCGCTGACGGTCACAACACCGCAGTGGGTGACGAAGGCGGATTCGCTCCCAACCTCGAATCCCACGCCCAGGCATTTGAATACATCATCAAGGCCATTGAAAAGGCCGGATACCGCCCCGGCGAAGATATCGCCATGGCAATTGATGCCGCCGCTTCCGAATTCTACAAGGACGGCAAGTACGTTCTGGCCGGTGAAGGCAAGGAATTCACCGCCGAAGAAATGATCGACTTCTACTCCGACTTCGTAGAACGTTTCCCGCTGATCTCCATCGAAGACGGCCTTGCCGAAGGCGACTGGGACGGCTGGAAAAAGATGACCGACATTCTCGGCGAAAAAATTCAGCTTGTAGGTGACGACCTGTTCGTAACCAACCCCGAAATCCTCGCTGAAGGTATCGAACGCGGAGCCTGCAACTCCATTCTGATCAAGCTCAACCAGATCGGAACCGTTACCGAAACTCTGGATACCATGGAACTGGCCAAGACCGCCGGTTACACCAACGTGGTTTCCCACCGTTCCGGCGAAACCAGCGATGACTTCATCGCCGACCTCGCTGTAGGTCTCAATGCCGGTCAGATCAAGACCGGTTCCCTGTGCCGCAGCGACCGTCTTGCCAAATACAACCAGCTTCTGCGCATCGAGGAAGACCTTGAAGACGACGGTATCTACTACGGTCCCGCTCTCAAGGAAGCCTTCTTCGGCGAAGAGTAA
- the folD gene encoding bifunctional methylenetetrahydrofolate dehydrogenase/methenyltetrahydrofolate cyclohydrolase FolD: MQVLNGKETALTIREELKVEIDGLKEKYGRAPGLAVILVGEDPASQVYVRNKEIACEKAGIVSSAHRIDAGVSQQDLEDLIQKLNRDDSIDGILLQLPLPKGLDSQRCLELIDPGKDVDGFHPMNVGKLMLGLPGFRSCTPAGIMTLLERYNLPTSGKKAVVVGRSNIVGKPLAMMLMQYGDFANATVTVCHSRTADLAEEVKSADFVFAAIGIPKFIKKEMVKDGAVVVDVGINRTDDGLVGDCDYAALEDVASAMTPVPGGVGPMTIAQLLINTVQAYREHVGA; this comes from the coding sequence ATGCAGGTTCTTAACGGTAAAGAGACGGCTCTGACCATTCGTGAAGAGCTGAAAGTGGAAATAGACGGACTCAAGGAAAAATACGGCAGGGCACCCGGTCTGGCAGTCATTCTGGTGGGTGAAGATCCCGCCTCGCAGGTTTATGTGCGCAACAAGGAAATTGCCTGCGAGAAGGCCGGTATTGTTTCCTCGGCCCACAGAATCGATGCGGGTGTTTCACAGCAGGATCTTGAGGATCTTATTCAGAAGCTCAACAGGGATGACAGCATTGACGGCATTCTGCTGCAGCTTCCCCTTCCCAAGGGGCTGGACAGCCAGCGCTGCCTTGAACTGATCGATCCCGGCAAGGATGTGGACGGCTTCCATCCCATGAACGTAGGCAAGCTCATGCTCGGTCTGCCCGGATTCCGTTCCTGCACCCCTGCGGGCATTATGACTCTGCTGGAACGCTACAACCTGCCCACCAGCGGCAAAAAGGCCGTTGTGGTAGGCCGTTCCAACATTGTAGGCAAGCCGCTCGCCATGATGCTCATGCAGTACGGTGATTTCGCCAACGCCACGGTCACAGTCTGCCATTCCCGCACGGCCGACCTTGCCGAGGAAGTCAAATCCGCGGATTTCGTTTTTGCTGCCATCGGCATCCCCAAGTTTATCAAGAAAGAGATGGTCAAGGACGGCGCGGTAGTTGTGGACGTAGGCATCAACCGCACGGATGACGGTCTGGTCGGCGACTGCGATTACGCCGCCCTTGAAGATGTTGCCAGCGCCATGACCCCGGTTCCCGGCGGTGTCGGCCCCATGACCATAGCCCAGCTTCTTATAAATACCGTACAGGCTTATCGGGAGCATGTCGGAGCTTAG
- a CDS encoding iron-containing alcohol dehydrogenase — MNSTFNFFIPTNIVFGPGRIKELATLPLPGKKALIVTTAGKSVIKFGYLDMVQAGLKAHGIESVVFNKILPNPIVDHVMEGAQGARDNGCDFIIGLGGGSPIDSAKSIAIMVNNPGHYWDYIHGGTGKGQPVTEPVLPLVTIPTTAGTGTEADPWTVITNMETQEKIGFGLIPETFPVISIVDPELMVSVPPRLTAYQGMDAFFHAAEGYLATCSQPASDHFALGSIQLINEYLPRAVKDGSDMEARTALAWASTQSGLVESTSSCISQHSMEHAFSAFDPSVTHGAGLIMLSIPYFSFMAGKVPERFPAMAKAMGVDVDALPENERPMAFISALKNLIKNIGCDDLNINDFKLDKSQCEALAENAMTAMGFLFTLDPYTMSKEEVVGIFKKVFEG, encoded by the coding sequence ATGAATTCAACATTCAATTTTTTTATCCCCACGAACATTGTTTTCGGTCCCGGCCGGATCAAAGAACTCGCTACACTTCCCCTTCCCGGTAAAAAAGCCCTGATCGTAACCACTGCCGGCAAATCAGTAATCAAGTTCGGATACCTCGATATGGTGCAGGCCGGTCTCAAGGCACACGGAATAGAATCGGTGGTTTTCAACAAAATCCTGCCCAACCCCATAGTTGATCACGTCATGGAAGGAGCACAGGGTGCCCGTGACAACGGATGCGACTTCATCATAGGACTGGGCGGCGGAAGCCCGATCGACTCCGCTAAATCTATCGCCATAATGGTCAACAACCCCGGCCATTACTGGGATTACATCCACGGCGGAACTGGTAAGGGCCAGCCCGTAACCGAACCGGTGCTGCCGCTTGTAACCATTCCCACCACTGCCGGCACAGGCACAGAGGCCGATCCGTGGACGGTTATCACCAACATGGAAACGCAGGAAAAAATCGGTTTCGGCCTGATTCCCGAAACATTTCCGGTAATCTCCATTGTCGACCCCGAACTGATGGTCAGCGTACCGCCGCGCCTGACTGCATATCAGGGCATGGATGCATTCTTCCACGCTGCCGAAGGCTATCTGGCCACCTGCAGCCAGCCTGCCAGCGACCATTTTGCGCTCGGTTCCATCCAGTTGATCAATGAATACCTGCCCCGCGCAGTGAAAGACGGCAGCGACATGGAAGCCCGTACCGCTCTGGCCTGGGCCAGCACCCAGTCCGGGCTTGTGGAATCCACATCAAGCTGCATCTCCCAGCATTCCATGGAGCACGCCTTTTCCGCGTTCGATCCTTCCGTAACCCACGGTGCGGGGCTGATCATGCTTTCCATCCCCTACTTCAGCTTCATGGCCGGAAAGGTGCCAGAAAGGTTCCCGGCAATGGCAAAAGCAATGGGTGTTGACGTGGACGCGCTGCCCGAAAACGAACGGCCCATGGCTTTTATCAGCGCACTCAAGAATCTGATAAAAAACATCGGCTGTGATGACCTGAACATTAACGACTTCAAGCTCGACAAGTCCCAGTGCGAAGCCCTGGCCGAAAACGCCATGACCGCCATGGGATTCCTGTTCACCCTTGATCCCTACACGATGAGCAAGGAAGAGGTTGTGGGAATATTTAAAAAGGTATTTGAAGGGTAA
- a CDS encoding HD domain-containing phosphohydrolase — MKGITELLTCIQEISGGNYSNDIMQLTTDAYDPLIQELAESVGLMMVRIEAREFELEQANRDLQNNILATIRAVARGLSLRDPYTRGHGERVGIYCKRLARRLGWGRDDVWTVHVAGTLHDMGKIGFSDRLIQNIDTKVDDEMLSEIRQHPEWGFYMLRGLDFLGSALDYVRSHHERLDGTGYPNGLSGDDILPGARILSIADVFDAVTSTRSYQEAMDLDKAFAILRRLAGPSLDPDFVEVFISEIRENGLEDVENNFTTCAVHGSGPDESDK, encoded by the coding sequence ATGAAAGGCATAACCGAATTATTGACCTGTATACAGGAGATTTCCGGCGGCAATTATTCAAACGACATCATGCAGTTGACCACGGATGCATATGATCCTCTGATTCAGGAACTGGCGGAATCAGTGGGGCTGATGATGGTGCGCATCGAGGCTCGTGAATTCGAACTTGAACAGGCCAACCGGGACCTGCAAAATAATATTCTGGCCACAATTCGGGCCGTTGCGAGGGGGCTCAGCCTGCGCGATCCCTACACCCGCGGACATGGTGAGCGGGTCGGAATATATTGTAAACGTCTGGCCCGGAGACTTGGCTGGGGCAGGGACGATGTCTGGACCGTACATGTGGCCGGAACATTGCACGATATGGGCAAGATCGGCTTCAGTGACCGGCTGATTCAGAATATCGATACAAAAGTCGATGACGAGATGCTTTCCGAAATCCGCCAGCACCCGGAATGGGGATTTTACATGCTGCGCGGGCTTGATTTTCTCGGCTCCGCGCTGGATTACGTGCGCTCCCATCATGAACGGCTTGACGGCACCGGCTACCCGAACGGCCTCAGCGGGGATGATATTCTGCCCGGAGCGCGCATTCTCAGCATTGCCGATGTCTTTGATGCCGTAACATCAACTCGTTCCTATCAGGAAGCAATGGACCTTGATAAAGCCTTCGCCATTCTGCGCAGGCTTGCAGGCCCCTCGCTTGATCCTGATTTCGTGGAAGTTTTCATTTCAGAGATCAGGGAAAACGGGCTTGAAGATGTTGAAAACAACTTCACCACCTGTGCTGTCCACGGCAGTGGGCCGGATGAAAGCGACAAATAA
- the uvrA gene encoding excinuclease ABC subunit UvrA, translated as MSNKSIHIEGARQHNLKDLDLDIPRDQLVVVCGPSGSGKSTLSFDIVYAEGQRRYVESLSAYARQFLPQLDKPQVDKIEGLSPAISLEQQTTSRNPRSTVGTVTEIYDFLRVFFARLGKFHCPECGTPIEAQTSDQILERIMALGEGTRFMLLAPLVDHQKGTHKDLFKKLKKEGFVRVRVNGQIYSIDEVPELEKNKKHSVDLVVDRLVIKGDVKKRLGDSLELALRYGDESIVVSLVGGEDIYLSTMSTCPSCKISMPKLSPQLFSFNSPQGACTLCSGIGSVEYYEPELLAPNKGLSLKGGAVIPWKSPRMFERYEEDFRALGKKHGFKVDTPLSEFSEKARKALFYGDKALGWEGVVDLLEIGHNLGSIWRDELARFRQSRPCPACGGARLRPESLAVKVAGVSIFDFCSMSIQKALEWLNGLEFAGHENLIAEPLLKELTHRLGFMVNVGLDYLNLGRNMATLSGGEAQRIRLAGQLGSGLVGVTYVLDEPSIGLHPRDNERLLETLRSLQSRGNTVLVVEHDESTIRHADHVIELGPGSGMLGGEIVFQGSVDDLLGKSQSLTAKYLRGELSLDKPEKRREPKDWISLKGVRTNNLKNLDVDIPLGVLCCFTGVSGSGKSSLVVDSLYKHLALARGVKVDQPGLIDGIGGIEKIEKVISIDQSPIGRTPRSNPATYTKIFDEIRKVFTASKEARKRGYKPGRFSFNVRGGRCEACKGDGQIRVEMHFLPDVYVTCDVCKGRRYNSQTLEVDYKGRNIAEVLDMTVRQAKAFFENHPTLKRRLEVLEQVGLEYLQLGQPATTLSGGEAQRIKISRELGKRSLPGTLYILDEPTTGLHMHEVGKLIKVLQQLVDKGATVIVIEHNTDVIRASDYVFDLGPGGGESGGRIVAEGTPEEIIANPDSVTGRFIV; from the coding sequence ATGAGTAATAAATCCATACATATTGAAGGGGCAAGACAGCACAACCTCAAAGACCTTGATCTGGATATTCCCAGAGATCAGCTGGTTGTGGTCTGCGGACCTTCCGGGTCGGGAAAATCGACCCTTTCGTTCGACATCGTTTATGCAGAAGGGCAGCGCAGGTATGTGGAATCCCTGTCCGCTTATGCCCGGCAGTTCCTGCCGCAGCTGGACAAGCCGCAGGTTGACAAGATCGAAGGGCTGTCCCCGGCCATCTCTCTGGAGCAGCAGACCACTTCGCGCAACCCCCGGTCCACAGTCGGAACCGTGACCGAGATATACGATTTTCTGCGCGTGTTTTTCGCCAGACTGGGAAAATTTCACTGTCCCGAATGCGGCACGCCTATCGAGGCGCAGACCTCGGACCAGATACTGGAAAGAATCATGGCCCTTGGAGAGGGGACCAGGTTCATGCTGCTCGCCCCGCTGGTGGATCACCAGAAGGGCACACATAAGGATCTGTTCAAAAAGCTCAAAAAGGAAGGGTTTGTTCGTGTCCGGGTGAACGGGCAGATTTATTCCATTGATGAAGTCCCCGAGCTTGAAAAGAACAAGAAACATTCCGTGGACCTTGTGGTGGACAGGCTCGTCATCAAAGGGGACGTGAAAAAACGTCTTGGCGATTCTCTGGAGCTTGCCCTGCGTTACGGGGATGAGTCCATTGTCGTTTCGCTGGTGGGCGGCGAGGACATCTATCTCTCGACTATGTCGACATGTCCTTCATGCAAGATCAGCATGCCCAAGCTTTCGCCGCAGCTGTTTTCCTTCAACAGTCCTCAGGGGGCCTGTACTCTCTGCTCCGGTATCGGCAGCGTGGAATACTACGAGCCGGAACTGCTGGCGCCTAACAAGGGACTGTCCCTCAAGGGCGGAGCTGTGATTCCGTGGAAATCCCCACGCATGTTCGAACGTTACGAGGAGGATTTCCGGGCACTGGGGAAAAAGCACGGATTCAAAGTTGATACGCCGCTGAGTGAATTTTCGGAAAAAGCACGCAAGGCCCTTTTTTACGGTGACAAAGCGCTGGGATGGGAAGGCGTGGTTGATCTGCTGGAGATCGGTCACAATCTTGGCAGTATCTGGCGGGATGAGCTGGCAAGGTTCCGGCAGTCGCGGCCCTGTCCGGCCTGCGGCGGGGCAAGATTGCGGCCCGAATCTCTGGCAGTCAAGGTCGCTGGAGTTTCCATTTTCGATTTCTGTTCCATGTCCATCCAGAAGGCCCTTGAGTGGCTGAACGGTCTGGAGTTTGCCGGGCATGAGAACCTCATTGCCGAACCGCTGCTCAAGGAACTGACCCATAGGCTCGGCTTCATGGTCAACGTGGGGCTTGATTACCTGAATCTCGGACGTAACATGGCGACTCTTTCCGGCGGGGAGGCTCAGCGCATCCGGCTTGCAGGTCAGCTCGGTTCCGGTCTGGTCGGGGTTACGTATGTTCTGGACGAGCCTTCCATCGGCTTGCACCCCCGTGACAATGAACGGCTGCTTGAAACCCTGCGTTCACTGCAGTCCCGCGGGAATACCGTTCTGGTGGTGGAGCATGATGAATCCACTATTCGCCATGCCGACCACGTCATTGAACTCGGCCCCGGATCGGGAATGCTGGGCGGGGAGATTGTTTTTCAGGGCAGTGTGGATGATCTGCTCGGAAAGTCGCAGTCCCTGACGGCCAAATATCTGCGCGGGGAATTGTCGCTGGATAAGCCTGAGAAGAGGCGCGAACCCAAGGATTGGATCAGCCTCAAAGGGGTGAGGACCAACAACCTCAAGAATCTGGATGTGGACATTCCGCTTGGCGTGCTCTGCTGTTTTACCGGGGTTTCCGGTTCCGGCAAGAGTTCGCTGGTGGTGGATTCCCTGTACAAGCATCTGGCACTTGCCCGCGGGGTCAAGGTGGATCAGCCGGGGCTTATTGACGGCATCGGTGGAATCGAGAAGATCGAGAAGGTTATTTCCATAGACCAGTCTCCCATAGGCAGGACTCCGCGTTCAAACCCGGCCACCTACACCAAGATATTTGATGAAATCCGCAAGGTTTTTACTGCCTCCAAAGAGGCCCGCAAACGCGGCTACAAGCCCGGAAGATTCAGTTTCAACGTGCGCGGAGGTCGGTGCGAGGCCTGTAAGGGTGACGGCCAGATACGTGTTGAAATGCATTTTCTGCCGGATGTGTATGTCACCTGTGATGTCTGCAAAGGAAGGCGCTACAACAGCCAGACCCTTGAAGTGGACTACAAGGGGCGTAATATTGCCGAAGTTCTGGATATGACCGTGCGGCAGGCCAAGGCTTTTTTTGAAAATCACCCCACGCTCAAGCGAAGGCTGGAAGTGCTGGAACAGGTCGGGCTGGAATATCTGCAGCTGGGCCAGCCGGCCACGACCCTGTCCGGCGGTGAGGCCCAGAGGATCAAAATTTCCCGCGAGCTTGGTAAACGCAGCCTGCCCGGTACTCTCTATATACTGGACGAGCCGACTACCGGACTGCATATGCACGAGGTCGGGAAACTGATCAAGGTTCTGCAACAGTTGGTGGACAAGGGAGCAACGGTCATTGTCATCGAGCACAATACCGATGTCATCCGGGCCTCGGATTATGTTTTCGATCTGGGGCCGGGAGGCGGAGAGTCCGGCGGCCGGATAGTGGCCGAAGGCACTCCGGAAGAGATCATTGCCAACCCAGATTCCGTGACCGGCAGATTTATTGTCTGA